TTCTAATGATGTAAATTAGCTAGCCAATtagcatttaatattttatcaataaagtTTATGAATATTGtgtatcaaaattaattttcagttTCAGGAATAAAACAGACAATTAATTAGGAGCATTGACCCTCCACCATGATTGATTATTTACGGCCTATTCTTCTACTCATAGCTTttgcatctatatatatatggatctTTTCACTTATCTAACAACCAACTATTATTAACTTTGTCTAATTGTTCATTCTTCATTTTGATAGGGAAAAGAGCTATAATCGTATATCACTTTAGAATGGTTTCAATTTCAATGAAGTTAGAATACCCTGCCGTACGTgtattttcccttttgtcTTTTAGCAACTAAAAGAGTTCAAGAATTCAATCTTAGGGTGGTGTAATGCTGCTTTCTAAATGTACTTTTTTAGtatctataattttatatttatttttatggaattggCTTGTGGAAGCTCTTTACTGGTTCAGGCTTTATGTCAATTATAAACGTGTTAATAGTTATGAAGTTTGAatcattcaaattatattGCTGATGTTGTGCATGGTTTGATGATCTTTTAGCTGAATCAGATTGTGAAAATTTTCATGCTATTGTAATAGTTTTTGTTAggctattttcttttaattttttttattctttttctccttattttactactccatgtttatgttttttaattagatttgtGGGTATTTTTGTGTATTCTTTCAGGAATTTTGTTTCAAGCACACTTGATAATTGATATTACCCTGGAAAAAAAAGAGCAACAAAGGTCAATTTACACCGAGAGTGAAGAATAGGGACGAcaaattagttaatttaatttaattagttcgGTTTGTTTGGTTCAGtttagatttttttcaaattttatttggcTCAATTGTTTAATACTATTTCAATTCAGATATGTTTAAGTGTATTTGGCTCAATTATTATCAGGAAATTGTTGTGGACAGGCTTAGCCATCTTAGGATTTTAGgtttccataatttttttatattgttatggAGGGTTTTAGTGtgtaattatattactccctccgttccatagtaatagaggcgtttttccattttcgtccgttccatagtaatagggtcatttccttttttagtaaaagtcaacacatttttctatatctactttactctctctaacttttttctatcttcatctctctacctttttcattttccactttattctctctttacttaactcacctaacacaatttttcttaatctccgtgctgaaaagttttgcctccattactatggaacggagggagtactatttatgaatttactaaatttgttattattttctaatagtttaaattattgttgcatatatatttatttatattatttttttatgtcatgTACATAtttgcttcatttttttataattaaaaaatataaaaaagtaactTAATAATCCGTGCTACGCACGGGTGTTACACTAGTTGGTTCTAAATTGCGAGCTACTCGCCTACTCCATAAGTTGGATAACTATAATGCAGAAAACAAGAATactaaaatactagtagtactataaactTAGATAAGTGAGTATATGTACCGTCAttggtcatattctaatgcttatagcactctaatccaaaatcaagactaaatctccatctttagatttaaaaataagtggatgagattaaatcttacgaatctcaataaatagtagacaaaatatcaacaaaaggataatatcgtcattatgttatcatatgaaaattttcgtgaatgttttttttatattaacatagtgtattacaaatatcaacaatataacATAATAGCATCTCCAACGGCGGATGTCGCGTaagtccgaccggacgtccgccgtagtgaGGAAAAAGGTAGGACACGCCCGTCCCGTGCGCCCGTCGGATGGGCTCGGATATCCGcccgacgtccgaccggacgtccgccgctGTGGCGtgggtcggacgtccgagttttaattattattattattatttaaaaaaaaactctataaatacggctcgttgaacttcatttcattcacaccacttgtgttgacaaatTTCATGTCCCAGTACCCcgacaaagaattgaagttcaaaGAGTTTGACCAATGGGAGGCCTTTCTCGTGGTCAGGGATTCACAAAAGTTTTGTGCGAGTGTCGACTCGGGCTGGAAGTGgacgaagatcaactcttccgGTGAGTACAGCAGCAGTGCTGGTTCGCACGAGCTCCCCGAAGCCGAGGAAGTGCCCACGCTACCACGGTCAGACtctcgtcgtcgtcgtcgcccGATGGGGCAAAAGGCTGCGCAGCGGATGGCTTGGGGAAGCGGCAGCCGCAGCGGGTCCTTCGAGGTCGAATCGGATGCCCCTGAAGCCCCAGATGTACACGACCGTCTCGCCCGCTCGCAGCTAACGAAGACCCTGAGTCAGAACATGCATAGGTGGTTTAGCACACACGATCCTATGTACAAAAGGATGTGCAAGGATGTGATCGACGCATGTCGGCGCGATTTAGGAATGTCACCCATTGATGATTATGGCGTCAAGATTGGGGGTGGGGACGTCGGAGGCGACAGCTGCACagggacgaggacgaggacgaggaggagtgagagccgagggttgtatttctctactttttatgattatataatttaacttaattatatttttttaatgaattattcgaattttcccgtattccgtgtcgacattttaattccgtaaatttttaataccgtaaattgaataattttgaatttaattttattgcgggaagttctagtggaagtcctagtgcaaGGGAAGTCccagtgatgtggcagtggaatgggaagtcctagtgatgacgtgacagaaagtttttgtgggaagtACTAGttgaagtcctagtgggaagggcgccaccggagatgctctaagaatatcaacaatatgactaagaatatcaacactagtacaagaaactATCAAcgcatatttattgagatttttacatggttttattgagattttttgatgtatttgttgataaaaatttggttatcaacatttacgaaaactaaaataaaaaatatcaagtttcatcatccgaacatcgtcggaacatatgcaattgagatctcgttggaatccttataaaattatctataatttgatatattttttgcaaaaaaataatttaaatcgagagagttacgtaaatttaaagttttaagatgattttaatgagagagaattgacattaataccctctaattttatgtattacttttcttaatttaaaatataatccatgatattttatttcaactactagatcttctaatctaagctaagatttagtcttagttttgAATTACTAATTAGTTAGTCATTGATCACTTCTCGTACTCCTATAATATATAGTCAAGTCCCAATATAATATTGAGACGGAACAATTTAACAACAATATGTAGTGCCTGTCACTTGCATATCTTTAAGTGTGTCACTAGGGACCTCAAAAATTAGAATCTTATTAATCGAACTTATTTCATGTCGTCATGATCATacccaaattaatttttaataagatagaaaagcatttattttatctctacCCCACTTCATTTTACCTTCGTTTTAGCTTGGGGCTATGTGTAGTTGTAAATATTTCACTTAAAAATCTATATTCAGTGGCGGTATTTAAAAGTGtcattgattttattaatcaaGTTACAAACTTAAGAGACCAAGGCCAGTACATGTCATTGCTAATTAAATTCATGGCCGAGCGAGTTCACGCAAATTAAGTCTACTAATCTACAACATTTATAGAAAATGTTTCTTATCCCTTTCTGAATAAGGTTGTGCCGTCGGCAAGAGCACAGCGGCGAGCAACTGCTTACCACGCCGTCGGCACGGCAGCCCGCCTTAGCATCGAGCACCGATGCAGATGCTCTAATTTATTCAGTTTGGAATGATATATCACTCTCTTCTATATAGTCATAATATCGTTATTCACTgacatattaataaaaactttattcCAAACGTAACCTTAATGTGATTGGAAGCCGTTGCATCTAATATGAAAGCCGAAAAATCATACGTACACATTGCGACTGATGAATTAGACAACGTTGtctattcataaaaaaacgACATCGCTGGtggaaaaatatgattaatatacTATGCATAGGTGACTTGAATTTTTCATCATGGAATAATTGAGAACAAATCCaaactttatgattttttaactaattaaaagcTAAGAGACAaatcagaatttgaccaaattttacGATTTTCTAGTTAAGTTTAGCTGTGAGACAAATTAGAATTTGGCCAAACTTCATTATttctttgattatttaatttggcctataaaatatgcatctaTATAGATTGTTAAAAAACCATGTACTTACGTGCAGTGACGTCAGCCCTAATAATGTGAATCCAATTTCACTTTTCATTGATCCAAGATTATAGTTACTAACCACCACCCAACAAAAACTTGTGCTTATGAAAAGTTAAGTGCATAGGATTCTGCCTAATTATAAACACATACCAACTTATCACTGTTGCTTAATCGCTTCAATGGTtcaaattagtaattaaaaactaaGAATATACATTTACCCAGGATGGTGATGAGGATATCTGGTTGCTTAGGCTCAATCAATGATGATCAATCCACTATTTTAGATTTGATTACAACAGTTTGGCTGGTCAATTTCATAACTAGCTAGGCACCACACTATAAAGCCTAATTAAGTTatgatcaaattaatatagataatgtAGTTAGCATATGTGTTTATTACAGTCACACTTACATGATAAGACTTGTATATTCTGTTCAAAGTAGATGGATATTTATAGGTTACTTGATTAGTAGAATTGACTATTTAGTATGCTTTCTTTAGTTTCAATTCTTTATTAATATGTAAATGTTAATTAGGAAATAGCCACGAATTGAATCTTGAAAAAGTAGCTATAGAATTGAGTGGTTGAAATGCAATtaagaaacaaagaaaaattatcACACATCACTActttatgtataaatataactaatcaGGCTCTCCCCctttacacacacacacacacacacacacagtgAGTAAAGAAGGAAAATTTTTTGCAACCTTAATGAATATGAAAAGAGGCGAAAGCGCTGGAGGTGGGCAGAGCTCATTAGGGTATCTCTTTGGTCCTGAAAATAAGGACAAAATCGAGGCGGCACCACCATCTCCGACGACCCTTATGCCACCTTATGGTATCGATACGGGAGACGACGACGGTAAGCCATCGGAAACCTCCCCCCTCAAATCCAAAACCACTATGATGGTTCAGAGCCAAAACTCTGGCATATTCATCACTGTAAGTAGCTAGATT
The genomic region above belongs to Salvia hispanica cultivar TCC Black 2014 chromosome 3, UniMelb_Shisp_WGS_1.0, whole genome shotgun sequence and contains:
- the LOC125213048 gene encoding protein SPIRAL1-like 5 — protein: MNMKRGESAGGGQSSLGYLFGPENKDKIEAAPPSPTTLMPPYGIDTGDDDGKPSETSPLKSKTTMMVQSQNSGIFITGRPSTKVKSPPGGDSSLGYLFGDKS